The Cucumis melo cultivar AY chromosome 6, USDA_Cmelo_AY_1.0, whole genome shotgun sequence genome includes a region encoding these proteins:
- the LOC103483843 gene encoding xyloglucan 6-xylosyltransferase 2-like — MIERILGPTRLRRIQRAFRHSAVTVLCLFLTVVVLRGTVGAGKFGTPEQDFNEIRHHFSSRGRRVEPRRVLEEAQPETTNKPAEQSNNYATFDISKILVDEGEDEKPDPNKPFSLGPKISDWDQQRGEWLKNNPDFPNFIRPNKPRVLLVTGSSPKPCENPVGDHYLLKSIKNKIDYCRLHGIEVFYNFALLDAEMAGFWAKLPLIRKLLLSHPEIEFLWWMDSDAMFTDMAFEVPWERYKDHNFVMHGWNEMVYDQKNWIGLNTGSFLLRNCQWSLDILDAWAPMGPKGKVREEAGKILTRELKDRPVFEADDQSAMVYLLATQRDQWGEKVYLENAYYLHGYWGILVDRYEEMIENHHPGLGDHRWPLVTHFVGCKPCGKFGDYPVERCLKQMDRAFNFGDNQILQIYGFTHKSLGSRRVKRVRNDTSNPLEVKDELGLLHPAFKAIKVSSTTS; from the coding sequence ATGATTGAGCGCATTCTCGGACCCACCCGCCTCCGCCGCATCCAGCGTGCCTTCCGCCACAGCGCCGTCACCGTCCTATGTCTCTTCTTAACCGTCGTTGTCCTCCGTGGCACTGTCGGCGCTGGTAAGTTCGGTACTCCCGAGCAGGACTTCAACGAGATCCGTCACCATTTCTCCTCTCGCGGCCGCCGTGTCGAGCCTCGCCGTGTTCTTGAAGAGGCTCAGCCGGAGACTACCAACAAGCCGGCGGAGCAGTCCAATAATTATGCTACATTCGATATTTCGAAGATTTTGGTGGATGAAGGTGAGGATGAGAAGCCCGATCCGAATAAACCCTTTAGTCTTGGCCCTAAAATTTCTGATTGGGATCAACAGCGAGGTGAATGGTTGAAGAACAACCCTGATTTTCCTAATTTCATTCGACCTAATAAGCCTAGAGTTCTTTTGGTTACTGGATCCTCCCCAAAGCCTTGTGAGAATCCTGTCGGTGATCATTACCTTTTGAAATCGATTAAGAACAAGATCGATTACTGTAGGCTTCATGGGATTGAGGTTTTTTACAATTTTGCGCTTCTTGATGCTGAAATGGCGGGTTTCTGGGCAAAGCTTCCATTGATTAGGAAGCTCTTGTTGTCACATCCGGAGATTGAGTTCTTATGGTGGATGGATAGTGATGCTATGTTCACTGATATGGCTTTTGAGGTTCCATGGGAGAGGTATAAGGACCATAACTTTGTGATGCACGGATGGAATGAGATGGTCTATGATCAGAAGAATTGGATTGGGTTGAATACTGGAAGTTTTCTTCTGAGGAATTGCCAATGGTCACTCGACATTCTCGACGCTTGGGCCCCAATGGGGCCAAAAGGGAAGGTTAGAGAGGAAGCTGGGAAGATCTTGACCAGAGAACTGAAGGACAGGCCTGTTTTCGAAGCTGATGATCAGTCAGCTATGGTGTATTTACTGGCAACACAAAGGGATCAATGGGGGGAGAAAGTATACCTTGAGAATGCCTACTATTTACACGGATATTGGGGCATTTTGGTTGATCGTTACGAGGAGATGATTGAGAATCACCATCCAGGTCTCGGTGATCATCGGTGGCCTCTTGTCACCCATTTCGTCGGGTGTAAACCTTGTGGGAAATTCGGAGATTACCCAGTTGAAAGATGTTTGAAACAAATGGACAGAGCATTCAACTTTGGGGATAATCAGATTCTTCAAATCTATGGCTTTACACACAAGTCATTGGGTAGCAGGAGAGTGAAGCGAGTTCGAAACGATACGAGTAATCCGTTGGAGGTGAAGGATGAACTTGGGTTGCTTCATCCAGCATTCAAAGCTATAAAGGTATCATCAACAACTTCTTGA
- the LOC103483844 gene encoding isoleucine--tRNA ligase, chloroplastic/mitochondrial — translation MEANMPLYASFAAGSSAFKCKEATKPFIQTPSYTVLSQRISSTLRRSYISSFRFRGSSSAKVFTFLTVTRYSTYLNDEFPPSSKRRSRGPIMAAKKASQETNEGDGKYKHTVDLPKTTFGMRANSLVREPEIQKIWDDHQVFNRAVERNTGENFILHDGPPYANGDLHMGHALNKILKDIINRYKLLQNYKVRFVPGWDCHGLPIELKVLQSLDKEARKDLTPIKLRDKAAKFAKATVKAQMASFKRYGVWADWNNPYLTLSPEYEAAQIEVFGQMAIQGYIFRGRKPVHWSPSSRTALAEAELEYPEGHTSRSIYAIFRLVKEGPSSGGVLQEFLPDLCLAIWTTTPWTIPANAAVAVNAKLHYAIIELLAPSEDASVLTGNKKKKPGNILKEGKRPFLVVASDLVPTLEAKWGVKIVVKKKLLGSELENCSYIHPIDKRECQVVIGGDYITTETGTGLVHTAPGHGQEDYATGLKYGLPIISPVDDDGKFTEEAGQFSGLDVLGDGNTAVVKYLDDHFSLILEESYEHKYPYDWRTKKPTIFRATEQWFASVEGFRQAAVDAIGEVKWIPPQAENRISAMTSSRSDWCISRQRTWGVPIPVFYHVETKEPLMNDDTINHIKSIIAKKGSDAWWYMAVDDLLPDKYREIASEYEKGTDTMDVWFDSGSSWAAVLGTRDGFSFPADLYLEGTDQHRGWFQSSLLTCIATKGKAPYASVVTHGFVLDEKGLKMSKSLGNVVDPKAVIEGGKNQKETPGYGADVLRLWVSSVDYTGDVMIGSQVLRQMSDIYRKLRGTLRFLLGNLHDWTEENAVQYQDLPKIDQHALFQLENVINNIRESYESYQFFKIFQIIQRFVIVDLSNFYFDVAKDRLYVGGSTSFTRRSCQTVLAAHVVSIARIIAPILPHLAEDVWQNLPFQHTNDDGSVAKFVFESRWPSLNKTRLSLPKEEIDFWANILELRTEVNKVLEAARTGKLIGSSLEAKVHLHTPDGLSSKLCEMCESNHDADTLQRIFITSQVEVHQSVENEHIENVPYTGECLIGGSKVWIGVSRAEGSKCERCWNFSIRVGSFPEHPTLCKRCFNVVAGHPEPAMAAVS, via the exons ATGGAAGCCAATATGCCGCTGTATGCTTCCTTTGCCGCTGGCTCTTCCGCATTCAAGTGCAAAGAAGCCACCAAACCTTTCATTCAGACCCCTTCTTATACA GTATTATCACAAAGAATTTCTTCAACACTTAGGAGAagttatatttcttcatttcgtTTTAGAGGAAGCTCATCCGCGAAAGTATTTACTTTCTTGACCGTCACACGTTACTCGACTTATTTAAATGATGAATTCCCACCTTCCTCAAAGAGGAGGTCTAGAGGGCCCATCATGGCAGCAAAGAAAGCATCTCAAG AGACAAATGAAGGTGATGGAAAATACAAGCATACTGTTGATCTGCCAAAGACTACATTTGGGATGAGGGCTAATTCCTTGGTTAGGGAGCCTGAAATTCAGAAGATATGGGATGACCATCAAGTGTTCAATCGAGCTGTTGAAAGAAATACTGGA GAAAACTTCATTCTTCACGATGGTCCCCCGTATGCCAATGGAGATCTTCACATGGGCCATGCTTTGAATAAGATTTTGAAGGATATAATTAACCGTTACAAG CTTCTTCAAAACTACAAAGTTCGTTTTGTGCCTGGTTGGGACTGCCATGGCCTACCAATTGAGTTAAAAG TTCTGCAGTCATTGGATAAAGAAGCCAGGAAAGATCTTACCCCAATTAAGCTGAGAGATAAGGCTGCTAAGTTTGCCAAAGCTACAGTGAAAGCTCAGATGGCATCATTTAAG CGCTATGGAGTATGGGCAGATTGGAACAATCCATATTTAACTCTCAGTCCAGAATATGAAGCTGCCCAG ATTGAGGTGTTTGGTCAAATGGCCATTCAAGGATATATATTTAGAGGGAGAAAGCCAGTTCACTGGAGTCCCTCATCACGAACTGCTCTTGCAGAGGCTGAATTGGAG TACCCTGAGGGGCATACTTCAAGAAGCATATATGCCATTTTTAGATTGGTTAAGGAAGGTCCATCTTCAGGTGGTGTGCTACAAGAATTTCTCCCAGACTTGTGCTTGGCCATATGGACTACAACTCCCTGGACTATTCCAGCCAATGCTG CTGTTGCTGTCAATGCCAAGCTTCACTATGCCATAATTGAATTGCTGGCACCGTCCGAAGATGCCTCTGTTTTGACtggaaataaaaagaaaaagcctGGTAATATTTTGAAGGAGGGAAAGAGGCCTTTCCTTGTAGTAGCATCTGATCTTGTTCCAACTTTGGAAGCAAAATGGGGTGTGAAGATTGTTGTCAAGAAGAAATTGTTGGGTTCAGAACTTGAAAACTGCAG CTACATCCACCCAATTGATAAGAGGGAGTGCCAAGTTGTTATTGGAGGAGATTACATTACAACTGAGACAGGAACTGGGTTGGTTCATACGGCGCCTGGCCATGGTCAGGAGGATTATGCGACTGGTTTGAAGTATGGACTCCCCATAATATCTCCCGTAGATGATGATGGGAAGTTCACTGAAGAAGCTGGTCAATTCAGCGGGCTTGATGTCCTTGGGGATGGCAATACTGCTGTTGTCAAATATTTGGACGATCACTTCTCACTTATTTTGGAAGAGTCGTATG AACATAAATATCCATATGATTGGCGAACGAAGAAACCGACTATTTTTAGGGCAACTGAGCAATGGTTTGCATCAGTGGAGGGATTTCGTCAGGCTGCTGTGGATGCTATTGGTGAAGTAAAGTGGATACCTCCTCAG GCTGAAAATAGAATCTCTGCAATGACCTCAAGTCGATCTGATTGGTGCATATCTCGGCAAAGGACATGGGGTGTCCCAATACCAGTTTTTTATCATGTGGAAACAAAAGAACCTCTTATGAATGATGACACCATAAACCACATCAAGT CAATAATAGCCAAAAAGGGTAGTGATGCTTGGTGGTATATGGCAGTAGACGATCTGCTTCCTGATAAATATCGAGAAATTGCATCTGAATATGAAAAGGGGACTGATACAATGGATGTATGGTTTGATTCAG GATCATCTTGGGCGGCAGTATTAGGGACACGAGATGGATTTAGTTTTCCTGCTGATTTGTACCTTGAAGGTACAGATCAGCATCGTGGCTGGTTCCAAAGTTCTTTATTGACATGCATTGCCACAAAAG GGAAGGCTCCGTATGCTAGTGTTGTTACTCACGGATTTGTTTTGGATGAGAAAGGTCTGAAAATGAGCAAATCTTTGGGTAATGTAGTTGACCCTAAGGCTGTGATTGAAGGAGGAAAGAATCAAAAG GAAACCCCTGGCTATGGAGCAGATGTCCTACGCCTTTGGGTTTCCAGTGTGGATTACACAGGTGATGTGATGATCGGTTCTCAAGTTCTCCGTCAAATGTCAGATATATATAGAAAACTACGAGGAACATTAAGGTTCCTTCTAGGAAATCTGCATGATTGGACA GAGGAAAATGCTGTACAATATCAGGATCTTCCAAAGATTGATCAGCATGCATTGTTTCAGCTTGAAAATGTCATTAACAACATCAGAGAAAGCTACGAAAGCTACCAGTTCTTTAAGATCTTTCAG ATCATTCAACGGTTTGTAATTGTTGATCTCTCAAATTTCTACTTCGATGTTGCTAAAGATCGATTGTATGTTGG GGGATCCACAAGTTTTACTAGGAGAAGTTGTCAGACAGTTCTAGCAGCGCATGTCGTTTCCATAGCAAGAATAATCGCTCCAATATTGCCTCATTTGGCTGAGGATGTGTGGCAGAATCTTCCCTTCCAACACACAAACGATGATGGTTCTGTTGCCAAATTTGTCTTTGAATCAAGGTGGCCTAGCTTAAACAAGACTAGGCTTTCTCTTCCCAAAGAGGAAATTGATTTCTGGGCAAATATTCTTGAG CTAAGAACCGAGGTGAATAAAGTCCTGGAGGCTGCTCGAACCGGAAAGTTGATTGGTTCAAGCTTAGAGGCTAAAGTCCATCTGCATACCCCAGATGGTCTGTCTTCTAAGTTGTGTGAAATGTGTGAATCTAACCATGATGCAGACACTTTGCAAAGAATATTCATTACATCTCAG GTTGAGGTTCATCAGTCCGTAGAGAATGAGCATATAGAGAACGTACCATACACTGGAGAGTGCCTCATTGGTGGCAGCAAAGTCTGGATTGGTGTGTCTCGTGCTGAAGGTTCAAAGTGTGAAAGATGTTGGAACTTTTCGATACGAGTAGGGTCTTTCCCAGAACATCCAACTCTCTGCAAGCGCTGTTTCAATGTCGTTGCTGGCCACCCAGAACCAGCCATGGCAGCAGTCAGCTGA
- the LOC103483845 gene encoding uncharacterized protein LOC103483845, with amino-acid sequence MAMALRPIDNALPVTPERPKKQAKVVVPIQKGNDENQAPLPPSADATIDYVSSENLKPLTDPDSNNFIEGLDSKDWVKVCETLNNARRLAIFHSDLLLPSLEKVMVVLMKSMKNPRSALIKTSIMASADIFNAFGDRLLDTSTSNAFDQLLLQLLLKASQDKKFVCEEADKALKALVQSMTPLPLLQKLRPYVSHSNLRVRAKAAIPISNCVSKMGLEEMNQYGFVPLLQMASDLLNDRLPEAREAARSIVMGMFKAYTENEEDKQEAWQSFCQANLSPIHSQSLLKVVTSSQ; translated from the exons ATGGCCATGGCTCTCAGACCCATTGATAATGCTCTTCCAGTTACACCAGAAAGGCCGAAGAAGCAAGCCAAAGTTGTGGTTCCAATCCAGAAGGGTAACGATGAGAATCAAGCTCCACTTCCTCCTTCTGCAGATGCCACCATTGATTATGTTTCTTCTGAAAATCTCAAGCCATTGACGGACCCTGATTCTAAT AATTTCATCGAAGGGTTAGATTCGAAGGATTGGGTGAAGGTCTGTGAAACGCTCAATAATGCTAGGCGTCTCGCGATTTTTCATTCTGACCTTTTGCTTCCCTCATT AGAGAAAGTTATGGTGGTTTTGATGAAGTCAATGAAGAACCCTAGAAGTGCTCTAATTAAAACCTCGATCATGGCTTCCGCTGACATTTTTAATGCGTTTGGTGATCGGTTACTCGATACATCCACTAGCAACGCGTTTGATCAATTG CTGCTCCAATTACTTCTCAAAGCTTCTCAAGACAAGAAGTTTGTATGTGAAGAAGCAGACAAGGCACTGAAAGCTCTAGTGCAATCCATGACTCCTCTGCCTCTGCTGCAGAAACTTCGCccatatgtttctcattctAACCTTAGAGTCAGAGCCAAAGCCGCCATTCCAATTTCTAACTGTGTCTCTAAGATG GGTCTGGAAGAAATGAACCAATATGGGTTTGTTCCATTGCTTCAAATGGCTTCAGATTTGTTAAACGATAGGCTACCTGAAGCAAGGGAAGCGGCTCGGAGCATCGTGATGGGAATGTTCAAAGCATACACAGAGAACGAGGAAGATAAACAGGAGGCTTGGCAAAGCTTTTGCCAAGCTAATTTATCCCCAATTCACTCTCAGTCCCTGCTCAAAGTTGTTACCTCCTCTCAATAG